The following proteins are encoded in a genomic region of Streptomyces sp. NBC_01723:
- a CDS encoding ABC transporter ATP-binding protein, translated as MRSGEDTAGTPRLRGHRLSATNVTVAYDGVDVVHDAEVTLRPGEVTVLVGPNGSGKSTLLRTVARLQRARSATIGIDGDTDGLALTPREFSRYVALLTQGRPTPGGLTVRDVVEFGRYPYRGRWGRPDPDGPAAIDRALALTGVDGFADRGADHLSGGQLQRVWLASCLAQETGVLLLDEPTTYLDLRYQVELLDLIRDLADVHGIAVGVVLHDLDQAAAVADRITLLEAGRIVADGPPEDVLTPERLSAVYGIRIDVDTDPLTGRLRTRPIGRHHIRTERLGTTS; from the coding sequence GTGAGATCTGGTGAAGACACGGCCGGCACCCCGCGCCTGCGCGGTCATCGGCTGTCGGCGACGAATGTGACCGTCGCGTACGACGGCGTCGATGTCGTGCACGACGCGGAGGTCACCCTCCGGCCCGGCGAAGTGACCGTTCTGGTGGGCCCGAACGGCAGCGGGAAGTCGACGCTGCTGCGCACCGTCGCCCGCCTGCAGCGGGCCCGGAGCGCGACGATCGGCATCGACGGCGACACCGACGGCCTGGCGCTGACGCCCCGGGAGTTCTCGCGCTACGTCGCCCTGCTGACGCAGGGCCGTCCGACACCGGGCGGGCTGACCGTGCGGGACGTCGTCGAGTTCGGCCGCTATCCGTACCGGGGCCGCTGGGGGCGGCCCGACCCGGACGGCCCGGCCGCCATCGACCGGGCGCTCGCGCTCACCGGCGTCGACGGCTTCGCCGACCGCGGCGCCGACCACCTCTCCGGCGGCCAGTTGCAGCGGGTGTGGCTCGCGAGCTGCCTGGCACAGGAGACCGGCGTGCTGCTGCTGGACGAACCCACCACCTATCTCGACCTCCGCTACCAGGTCGAACTACTCGACCTCATCCGCGATCTGGCCGACGTCCACGGGATCGCCGTCGGCGTCGTGCTGCACGACCTCGACCAGGCGGCGGCCGTCGCCGACCGGATCACGCTCCTCGAAGCGGGCCGGATCGTCGCCGACGGCCCGCCCGAGGACGTACTGACGCCGGAACGGCTGAGTGCCGTCTACGGCATCCGGATCGACGTCGACACCGACCCCCTCACCGGCCGGCTGCGCACCCGCCCGATCGGCCGCCACCACATACGAACCGAAAGGCTCGGCACCACCTCATGA
- a CDS encoding MSMEG_6728 family protein, with protein MQTFLPLPGFRESALTLDRRRLGKQRVEALQVLRGLTVPGYGWRRHPAVRMWAGYEEALVRYGLEVCRVWRDQGHQDSCAASLVAGLAARRRHEPVRDQTALGRAGELPPWLGDEAFHRSHRSALLRKDPEAYGGLFPGVPDDLPYVWPASDRSGEEPASGT; from the coding sequence ATGCAGACGTTTCTCCCCCTCCCCGGGTTCCGGGAGTCGGCGCTCACGCTGGACCGCCGCCGGCTGGGCAAGCAGCGGGTCGAGGCGCTCCAGGTGCTGCGCGGCCTGACCGTGCCCGGCTACGGCTGGCGCCGGCACCCGGCGGTGCGCATGTGGGCCGGCTACGAGGAGGCACTGGTGCGGTACGGCCTCGAGGTCTGCCGGGTCTGGCGCGACCAGGGCCACCAGGACAGCTGCGCCGCCTCGCTCGTCGCCGGCCTGGCCGCCCGCCGCCGTCACGAGCCCGTACGGGACCAGACCGCCCTGGGCCGCGCGGGGGAGCTGCCGCCGTGGCTCGGTGACGAGGCCTTCCACCGCAGCCACAGGTCCGCGCTGCTGCGCAAGGACCCCGAAGCCTACGGCGGGCTGTTTCCCGGCGTACCGGACGACCTTCCCTATGTGTGGCCGGCCTCGGACCGGTCGGGAGAGGAGCCGGCGAGCGGCACGTAG
- a CDS encoding DMT family transporter, producing the protein MNATTARGSLLAALACVLVGGSFTANSLLGDYPYAGGQFLRYGLAFLLLVPLAGPGATARLRALGPGPWLRLALLAAVGMVGFNLAVLAAERTAEPAVPGVFVGCAPVVVAVLVPLLDGRRPQRVVLYGASLVAAGAFTVQGWGRTDGAGIAFSVCALLGEVGFAVLAVPVLRPLGPRLLSTTVCGIAALQSAVAGVLADGAGWLRPPDAVEAGALLWQAAVVTVVGFVCWYMGMQRIGAERATLFSGLIPVAAACTAPLVGTGSYGAAQAVGSALVCAGVAVGSGVSLSFARRGGPSSARPGEARTARQRSFESRLAEKL; encoded by the coding sequence ATGAACGCCACCACCGCACGCGGCTCCCTGCTCGCCGCCCTCGCCTGCGTCCTCGTCGGAGGATCCTTCACCGCCAACAGCCTCCTCGGCGACTACCCCTACGCCGGGGGACAGTTCCTGCGCTACGGGCTGGCCTTCCTGCTGCTCGTCCCCCTCGCCGGGCCCGGCGCCACGGCCCGGCTGCGCGCGCTGGGCCCCGGCCCGTGGCTGCGCCTGGCCCTGCTGGCCGCCGTCGGCATGGTCGGCTTCAACCTGGCCGTCCTCGCGGCGGAACGCACCGCGGAACCGGCCGTCCCCGGGGTCTTCGTGGGCTGCGCGCCGGTCGTGGTCGCCGTCCTCGTGCCCCTCCTCGACGGGCGCCGGCCGCAACGGGTCGTGCTCTACGGGGCGTCGCTGGTGGCCGCGGGCGCCTTCACGGTCCAGGGCTGGGGGCGCACCGACGGCGCGGGCATCGCGTTCTCCGTGTGCGCGCTGCTGGGCGAGGTCGGCTTCGCGGTCCTGGCCGTGCCCGTCCTGCGGCCGCTGGGCCCGCGGCTGCTGTCCACCACGGTGTGCGGCATCGCGGCGCTGCAGTCGGCGGTGGCGGGCGTCCTGGCCGACGGCGCCGGCTGGTTGCGGCCGCCGGACGCGGTGGAGGCGGGCGCGCTGCTGTGGCAGGCGGCGGTGGTCACCGTCGTCGGCTTCGTCTGCTGGTACATGGGCATGCAGCGGATCGGGGCGGAGCGCGCCACCCTGTTCTCCGGCCTGATCCCGGTCGCCGCGGCCTGCACCGCGCCCCTGGTCGGCACCGGTTCCTACGGCGCCGCGCAGGCCGTGGGCAGCGCCCTGGTCTGCGCGGGGGTCGCCGTGGGATCGGGCGTGTCGCTCTCCTTCGCCCGCCGGGGCGGTCCCTCGTCCGCCCGCCCGGGTGAGGCCCGGACGGCGCGGCAGAGGTCCTTCGAGTCCCGCTTGGCGGAGAAGCTGTAG
- a CDS encoding SDR family oxidoreductase → MTDSPLQNRTVVVTGAARGLGAALARACARRGARLALLGREKSRLQALAADLPTPALAVEADVTDPAALAEAAAAVRRGLGPPSVVVANAGIAEGGPFVTSDPALWRRVVDVNLTGSAHTARAFLPDLLRTAGYHLQIASLASLGAAPMMSAYCASKAGVEAFNHSLRAEVAHHGVAVGIAYLNWIDTDMIRDADRYPVLRELRGHMPPPARRTFPADDVAARLVRAMERRRTAVYVPGWLRLAQLGRITLPPVVLRLSRHELPRLEADGSMRATGPLGAGGLADRDGPEPGA, encoded by the coding sequence GTGACAGACAGCCCCCTGCAGAACCGCACCGTCGTGGTGACGGGCGCCGCCCGAGGACTCGGCGCCGCCCTGGCCCGCGCCTGCGCCCGGCGCGGCGCCCGGCTCGCCCTGCTCGGCCGGGAGAAGTCCCGCCTGCAAGCCCTCGCGGCCGACCTGCCCACCCCGGCGCTCGCCGTCGAGGCCGACGTCACCGACCCCGCCGCACTGGCGGAGGCGGCCGCTGCGGTACGCCGGGGCCTGGGACCGCCCTCGGTCGTGGTGGCCAACGCGGGCATCGCGGAGGGCGGGCCGTTCGTCACGTCGGACCCGGCGCTGTGGCGCCGCGTCGTCGACGTCAACCTCACCGGCAGCGCCCACACGGCCCGGGCCTTCCTGCCGGACCTGCTGCGCACCGCCGGCTACCACCTCCAGATCGCCTCGCTGGCCTCGCTCGGCGCCGCCCCCATGATGAGCGCCTACTGCGCCTCCAAGGCGGGCGTCGAGGCCTTCAACCACTCGCTGCGCGCCGAGGTGGCCCACCACGGCGTCGCCGTGGGCATCGCCTACCTCAACTGGATCGACACCGACATGATCCGCGACGCCGACCGGTACCCGGTCCTGCGCGAGCTGCGCGGGCACATGCCGCCGCCGGCCCGCCGCACCTTCCCGGCGGACGACGTCGCCGCCCGGCTGGTCCGCGCCATGGAGCGCCGCCGTACCGCCGTCTACGTCCCCGGCTGGCTGCGCCTGGCCCAACTGGGACGCATCACGCTGCCGCCCGTGGTCCTGCGGCTCTCCCGCCACGAGCTGCCGCGGCTGGAGGCCGACGGATCGATGCGCGCCACCGGCCCGCTCGGCGCGGGCGGACTGGCCGACCGGGACGGGCCCGAGCCGGGTGCGTAG
- a CDS encoding iron-siderophore ABC transporter substrate-binding protein, with product MRRLLLTAAATTAAALTLAACGTTEPAADTSEKKASEAITLKDGKGTEVKLDGPATKVVATEWNVVESLVSLGVDPVGVADVKGYKTWDSAVPLKNEPKDIGTRGEPSMDTVASLAPDLIVATTDLTPAAVKQLREVAPVIEVTSADGTGQIDQMLENVDLIAKATGRTEQAKTLRTGFEAKVAEGKKALADAGFAGKDYAFADGYVASNQVSIRPYTATSLIGEVNEAIGLKNAWTVKGDPAYGLGATDVEGLTKLPEDTQFAYIGNEDDPSATPFTGELAKNSVWKSLPFVKSGDVHRLDDGIWMFGGPGSMEAYVDAVVGALTK from the coding sequence ATGAGACGCCTCCTGCTCACCGCGGCCGCCACCACCGCCGCGGCGCTCACCCTCGCCGCCTGCGGCACCACCGAACCCGCCGCCGACACGTCCGAGAAGAAGGCCTCCGAGGCCATCACGCTCAAGGACGGCAAGGGCACCGAGGTGAAGCTCGACGGCCCGGCCACCAAGGTCGTCGCCACCGAGTGGAACGTCGTCGAGAGCCTGGTCTCCCTGGGCGTGGACCCGGTCGGCGTCGCGGACGTCAAGGGCTACAAGACCTGGGACAGCGCCGTGCCGCTGAAGAACGAGCCCAAGGACATCGGCACCCGCGGCGAGCCGAGCATGGACACCGTCGCCTCCCTCGCCCCCGACCTCATCGTGGCCACCACGGACCTCACCCCGGCCGCCGTGAAGCAGCTGCGCGAGGTCGCCCCGGTCATCGAGGTCACCTCCGCCGACGGCACCGGCCAGATCGACCAGATGCTGGAGAACGTCGACCTCATCGCGAAGGCCACCGGCAGGACGGAGCAGGCGAAGACGCTGCGCACCGGCTTCGAGGCCAAGGTCGCCGAGGGCAAGAAGGCCCTGGCCGACGCAGGGTTCGCCGGCAAGGACTACGCCTTCGCGGACGGCTACGTCGCCTCCAACCAGGTCTCGATCCGCCCCTACACCGCGACCTCCCTCATCGGTGAGGTCAACGAGGCGATCGGTCTGAAGAACGCCTGGACGGTGAAGGGCGACCCCGCCTACGGTCTCGGCGCCACCGACGTCGAGGGCCTCACCAAGCTGCCCGAGGACACGCAGTTCGCCTACATCGGCAACGAGGACGACCCGTCCGCCACCCCGTTCACCGGTGAGCTGGCCAAGAACTCGGTGTGGAAGTCCCTGCCGTTCGTGAAGTCCGGCGACGTGCACCGGCTGGACGACGGCATCTGGATGTTCGGTGGTCCCGGGTCGATGGAGGCGTACGTCGACGCCGTCGTCGGCGCGCTGACGAAGTAG
- a CDS encoding lipase family protein — protein MPARPRMLAAAITAALALGAQAVPAAAAGTAGDTATGPASEVSRGVEIPPFYTPPAGLPAADGTLIRSEHLPLALSLPGLDGPLPGRATRLMYKSTDANGEAVAVTGAYIEPAAKWRGDGPRPLVAVAPGTMGQGDQCAASMALENPLRLGDGTVSVGYENLSVYRLLLRGVAVVVTDYVGLGTTDRLHTYVNRVDGAHAVLDAVRAARSLDSASVTADSRVGLFGYSQGGGATAAAAELQPGYAPDVPLAGTYAGAPPADLTEVTEAIDGGDLAGALGWSLNGFLQTEPALRPIADRYINAEGREALKDLSTMCVGDALFKYGGASSEDWTTTGQSISDVIRAEPVLRDFLAEQRIGSLKPGSPVRVATGVSDDLVPHGQSRQLAVDWCRKGATVTYAPVLLPGVGSGLLNHFAPLLTDQGSAISWLTDRLSGEPARSNCGSMPLQP, from the coding sequence ATGCCCGCACGTCCCCGCATGCTCGCCGCGGCGATCACCGCCGCGCTCGCCCTCGGCGCCCAGGCGGTGCCCGCCGCCGCGGCAGGCACCGCCGGCGACACGGCCACCGGACCCGCCTCGGAAGTGTCCCGGGGCGTGGAGATACCCCCCTTCTACACGCCGCCGGCCGGACTCCCGGCCGCCGACGGCACCCTGATCCGCAGTGAGCACCTGCCGCTCGCCCTGAGCCTGCCCGGCCTCGACGGCCCCCTCCCGGGGCGGGCGACCCGCCTGATGTACAAGTCCACCGACGCGAACGGCGAGGCGGTCGCCGTCACCGGCGCCTACATCGAACCCGCCGCGAAGTGGCGCGGCGACGGACCGCGGCCCCTGGTCGCCGTCGCCCCCGGCACCATGGGACAGGGCGACCAGTGCGCCGCCTCCATGGCCCTGGAGAACCCGCTGCGCCTCGGCGACGGAACGGTCTCCGTGGGATACGAGAACCTGTCGGTCTACCGGCTGCTGCTGCGCGGCGTCGCCGTCGTCGTCACCGACTACGTCGGCCTGGGCACCACCGACCGGCTGCACACCTACGTCAACCGCGTCGACGGAGCCCACGCCGTACTGGACGCCGTACGCGCCGCGCGCTCGCTCGACTCGGCCTCGGTCACCGCCGACTCCCGGGTCGGCCTGTTCGGGTACAGCCAGGGCGGCGGCGCCACGGCGGCCGCGGCCGAACTCCAGCCGGGCTACGCCCCGGACGTGCCGCTGGCGGGCACCTACGCGGGCGCGCCGCCCGCGGACCTGACCGAGGTGACCGAGGCGATCGACGGCGGCGACCTGGCCGGCGCGCTGGGCTGGTCGCTCAACGGCTTCCTGCAGACGGAGCCCGCCCTGCGTCCCATCGCCGACCGGTACATCAACGCCGAGGGCCGGGAGGCGCTCAAGGACCTGTCGACCATGTGCGTCGGCGACGCCCTCTTCAAGTACGGCGGCGCGAGCAGCGAGGACTGGACGACGACCGGTCAGTCCATCAGCGACGTCATCCGCGCCGAGCCCGTACTGCGGGACTTCCTCGCCGAGCAGCGCATAGGCTCGCTCAAGCCCGGCAGCCCGGTCCGCGTGGCGACCGGCGTCAGCGACGACCTGGTCCCGCACGGCCAGTCCCGTCAACTCGCCGTCGACTGGTGCCGCAAGGGCGCCACGGTCACCTACGCCCCCGTCCTGCTGCCGGGCGTCGGAAGCGGCCTGCTCAACCACTTCGCCCCGCTCCTCACCGACCAGGGCAGCGCCATCTCCTGGCTGACCGACCGGCTCTCCGGGGAGCCGGCGCGCTCCAACTGCGGCAGCATGCCCCTGCAGCCCTGA
- a CDS encoding iron ABC transporter permease: MAVTATEPATRASTVPTYRSGAAAVTAGIVLLVAVLAVVDITQGTAAVGPSEVFKALTGQADPDDASVVVASRLPRMAAGLLVGVVLGMAGAVLQSVSRNVLASPDTLAVNAGAYLALGVAGATGVSLPMIASSGVAFVGGLAAAAVVLGLSGLGTGTVRLVLAGTALMLGLHSMTEGLLLLFPEQTEGLYAWNQGSISQNGFDGVLQMLPIALAGLVGLMLTARRVDALALGDDAARGVGVPVRATRATVVVLAALLSAAAVTLAGPIGFVGLCAPALVRPLARRFRGFARSRTSMPAAGLTGAALVLGSDVLLRTLVPENRAVGVPTGVVTSLVGAVFLVVMAMRLRDTAGAGAPDRLRIPSRAVFLATVAVLVAVSVGLVIASVLIGDSKLLLGDVVNWAQGRAGRTVSFVLDTRVPRVLAALGAGAALALAGTLVQAVTRNPLAEPNVLGVTGGGALGAVILVTTVPAAGTWGVAAAAFAGSAVTAVLVFGLAARGGYRQNRLVLVGIGVASGTAALISLLIVLTDPFNANKALTWLSGSTYGRTMPDVVPVALALAVGIGVAVARRTELDLISLDEDTPRLLGLRLAPGRLGFLVVSVVLSSSAVACAGTIGFVGLVAPHAARALVGRRHVRVVPVSILLGAVLVCAADLIGRTVIAPAQLGAGLMTAVIGTPYFLYLLVRGRR; this comes from the coding sequence ATGGCCGTCACCGCAACCGAACCCGCGACCCGTGCGTCGACGGTCCCCACGTACCGGTCGGGCGCGGCCGCGGTGACGGCCGGGATCGTCCTGCTGGTCGCCGTCCTCGCCGTCGTCGACATCACCCAGGGCACCGCCGCCGTCGGACCGTCCGAGGTCTTCAAGGCCCTCACCGGACAGGCCGACCCGGACGACGCGTCGGTCGTCGTCGCCTCGCGGCTGCCCCGGATGGCCGCCGGCCTGCTGGTCGGCGTCGTCCTCGGGATGGCCGGCGCCGTGCTCCAGTCGGTCAGCCGCAACGTGCTGGCCTCCCCCGACACCCTGGCCGTGAACGCGGGCGCGTACCTGGCCCTCGGGGTGGCCGGCGCCACCGGCGTCTCGCTGCCGATGATCGCCTCCTCCGGCGTCGCCTTCGTGGGCGGGCTGGCGGCGGCGGCCGTCGTGCTCGGACTCTCCGGCCTCGGCACCGGCACCGTCCGTCTGGTGCTGGCCGGTACCGCGCTCATGCTGGGCCTGCACTCCATGACCGAGGGACTGCTCCTGCTCTTCCCCGAGCAGACCGAGGGCCTCTACGCGTGGAACCAGGGCAGCATCTCCCAGAACGGCTTCGACGGCGTCCTCCAGATGCTGCCGATCGCGCTGGCCGGGCTGGTGGGCCTGATGCTGACGGCCCGTCGGGTGGACGCGCTGGCGCTCGGCGACGACGCGGCACGCGGGGTCGGCGTGCCGGTCCGGGCGACCCGGGCCACCGTCGTCGTACTGGCGGCGCTGCTGTCCGCGGCGGCCGTCACGCTCGCCGGGCCGATCGGCTTCGTCGGCCTGTGCGCACCCGCCCTGGTCCGCCCGCTGGCCCGCCGCTTCCGCGGCTTCGCCCGCTCCCGTACGTCGATGCCGGCGGCCGGGCTCACCGGCGCGGCCCTGGTGCTCGGTTCGGACGTGCTGCTGCGCACCCTGGTGCCGGAGAACCGCGCGGTGGGCGTGCCCACGGGCGTGGTCACCAGCCTCGTCGGGGCCGTGTTCCTCGTCGTCATGGCGATGCGGCTGCGGGACACCGCCGGGGCCGGCGCCCCGGACCGGCTGCGCATCCCGAGCCGGGCGGTGTTCCTGGCCACGGTCGCCGTCCTGGTGGCCGTGTCGGTGGGCCTCGTCATCGCCTCGGTACTGATCGGCGACAGCAAGCTGCTCCTCGGTGACGTCGTCAACTGGGCGCAGGGCAGGGCCGGCCGGACCGTCTCCTTCGTGCTGGACACCCGGGTGCCCCGGGTGCTCGCGGCGCTCGGCGCGGGTGCGGCGCTCGCCCTGGCCGGCACGCTCGTGCAGGCCGTGACGCGCAACCCGCTCGCGGAGCCGAACGTCCTCGGTGTCACCGGCGGTGGCGCGCTGGGCGCGGTGATCCTGGTGACCACCGTGCCGGCCGCCGGGACGTGGGGCGTCGCCGCCGCCGCGTTCGCCGGGTCCGCCGTCACCGCGGTCCTCGTCTTCGGGCTGGCCGCCCGGGGCGGCTACCGGCAGAACCGGCTGGTCCTCGTCGGCATCGGCGTGGCCTCCGGGACGGCGGCCCTGATCAGCCTGCTGATCGTGCTCACCGACCCGTTCAACGCGAACAAGGCCCTGACCTGGCTGTCGGGTTCGACCTACGGGCGGACCATGCCGGACGTCGTGCCGGTCGCGCTGGCGCTGGCCGTCGGCATCGGCGTGGCGGTCGCGCGGCGCACCGAGCTCGACCTGATCTCGCTGGACGAGGACACGCCGCGACTGCTGGGCCTGCGGCTGGCGCCGGGGCGGCTCGGGTTCCTGGTGGTGAGCGTCGTACTCAGTTCGAGCGCCGTGGCCTGTGCGGGCACCATCGGGTTCGTCGGGCTGGTCGCCCCGCACGCGGCACGGGCCCTGGTGGGCCGGCGGCACGTCCGGGTCGTGCCGGTCTCGATCCTCCTGGGCGCCGTCCTGGTCTGCGCGGCCGACCTGATCGGCCGCACGGTGATCGCCCCGGCCCAGCTCGGCGCGGGACTCATGACGGCCGTGATCGGGACGCCGTACTTCCTGTACCTGCTGGTGCGCGGCCGCCGGTAG